In one Capricornis sumatraensis isolate serow.1 chromosome 1, serow.2, whole genome shotgun sequence genomic region, the following are encoded:
- the LOC138085699 gene encoding olfactory receptor 1B1-like: MGCAPNASHSPVFLLLMFSGAEVPPVVLFVLFLAIYLTTMMGNVTLVLLISWDSRLHSPMYYLLRGLSVIDMGQSTVILPQLLAHLVTHDPAIPAARCLAQLFFFYVFGVTDTLVISVMALDRYMAICDPLHYPSVMNRQCCACLLALCWVVSVVHSMLHVGLLLPLSWAADAEGNVHLFHFFCDHRPLLRASCSDIHSNELAIFLEGGFLMMGPCTLIVLSYVHIGATILHLPSAVGRRRAVSTCGSHLTMVGFFYGTVIWVYFQPPSQNSQDQDMVAAVMYTSITPLANPFVYSLRNKDVKSAFHRLLRGGRVAS, translated from the coding sequence ATGGGCTGTGCCCCTAATGCTTCAcattctccagtgttcttgcttctCATGTTCTCAGGAGCTGAAGTCCCCCCCGTTGTCCTCTTTGTCCTGTTCCTGGCTATTTACCTGACCACCATGATGGGGAATGTGACTTTAGTGCTGCTCATCTCCTGGGACTCCAGGCTCCACTCACCTATGTACTATCTGCTCCGTGGTCTCTCAGTTATAGACATGGGGCAGTCCACAGTCATTCTGCCCCAGTTGCTGGCCCATCTGGTCACTCATGACCCAGCCATTCCTGCTGCCCGCTGCCTGGCCCAGTTATTCTTCTTCTATGTGTTTGGCGTTACAGACACACTTGTTATTTCTGTCATGGCTCTGGATCGATACATGGCCATCTGTGACCCTCTGCACTACCCTTCAGTGATGAATCGCCAATGTTGTGCCTGCTTACTGGCCTTGTGTTGGGTAGTGTCTGTGGTGCACAGCATGCTGCATGTGGGACTCCTCTTGCCTCTCTCCTGGGCTGCGGATGCCGAAGGCAACGTTCACCTTTTCCACTTCTTTTGTGACCACCGACCACTTTTGCGAGCCTCTTGCTCTGACATCCATTCCAATGAGCTGGCCATATTCTTGGAGGGAGGCTTCCTCATGATGGGCCCTTGTACCCTCATTGTACTCTCCTATGTCCACATTGGGGCCACCATCCTACATTTGCCCTCAGCAGTTGGTCGCCGCCGTGCAGTCTCCACCTGCGGGTCCCATCTCACCATGGTTGGCTTTTTCTATGGCACCGTCATCTGGGTCTACTTCCAGCCTCCTTCCCAGAACTCTCAGGATCAGGACATGGTGGCTGCTGTGATGTACACATCCATTACACCTTTGGCCAACCCTTTTGTGTACAGCCTTCGCAACAAGGATGTCAAGAGTGCATTCCATAGGCTGCTTAGAGGAGGGAGGGTGGCCTCCTGA
- the LOC138074236 gene encoding olfactory receptor 1L3-like, which produces MGMSNLTRLPEFILLGLSSRPEDQKPLFALFLIMYVVTLMGNLLIILAIRSDPQLQNPMYFFLSILSFADMCYTTVIVPKMLVNFLSEKKTISYAACLVQMYFFLVFGNMDSYLLAAMAIDRYVAICNPLHYVTVMSHGRCMLLLAYSTAFCYLHSLLHVLLVNQLTFCASNVIHHFFCDVNPVLKLACSSTSVNEVVAMSEGLVSVMAPFVCIVISYLRILIAVLKIPSAAGKHKAFSTCSSHLTVVTLFYGSICCVYFQPLSSYAVKDRIVTVNYTVLTPMLNPFIYSLRNKDMKQGLEKLLSRIKFQMNRLSTTNSNKIHGT; this is translated from the coding sequence ATGGGAATGTCCAACCTAACAAGACTCCCTGAATTCATCCTCTTGGGACTCTCTTCTCGCCCTGAGGACCAGAAACCACTCTTTGCACTTTTTCTCATCATGTACGTGGTCACTTTGATGGGAAATCTGCTCATCATCTTGGCTATCCGCTCTGATCCTCAGCTCCAAAACCCAATGTATTTCTTCCTGAGCATCTTGTCCTTTGCTGATATGTGCTACACAACAGTTATAGTCCCCAAGATGTTAGTGAACTTTTTATCAGAGAAAAAGACCATTTCTTATGCTGCATGTCTGGTGCAGATGTATTTCTTCCTAGTCTTTGGAAATATGGACAGTTACCTCCTGGCAGCCATGGCCATTGACCGCTATGTAGCTATCTGCAACCCCTTGCACTATGTCACTGTTATGAGCCATGGACGCTGTATGTTGCTACTGGCCTACTCCACAGCTTTCTGCTACCTTCACTCCCTCCTGCATGTCCTCCTGGTGAATCAGCTCACTTTTTGTGCATCAAATGTTATCCATCACTTTTTCTGCGATGTCAACCCTGTTCTGAAGCTGGCCTGCTCTTCTACCTCTGTCAATGAAGTTGTCGCCATGTCAGAAGGGCTGGTTTCTGTGATGGCCCCATTTGTCTGCATCGTCATCTCTTACCTGAGAATCCTCATTGCGGTCCTCAAAATTCCCTCAGCTGCTGGAAAACAcaaagccttctccacctgcagCTCCCATCTCACTGTGGTGACTCTCTTCTATGGGAGTATTTGCTGTGTCTATTTCCAGCCATTGTCTAGCTACGCTGTCAAAGATCGAATAGTAACTGTCAACTACACTGTACTGACACCAATGCTGAACCCATTTATCTACAGTTTAAGAAACAAAGACATGAAACAGGGCTTAGAGAAATTGCTAAGCAGGATTAAGTTTCAAATGAATAGGCTTTCTACTACAAATTCCAACAAAATCCATGGAACCTGA